The window GCGTGATATTTTCTCAATTTTATCGACTTCGCCTGAAGAAATCTCAATTCTTTGCGTAAGAATATATCCTGTAAACGTCGTTTTTCTAAGCGTTCCGTTTGAATGGTGTTCGTATTCGTAATCTTTTTCGACATTTACCGAAGAAAATATTATATGGTTTTCGTTTACACCGTTATCCGTCAAATACTTTTTAACCGCCGCCATATCGATTTTTAATTTTTCGTACGCCTCTTTTGCGGTAATCGCTTTTTTTGAAAAATATCCGCGCCAGACAATCAAATCGGAAACAAAAGATTTCGTCGCAGAGCCGGTAACCGATATACAGTTGTTTTTTGCCGTTTTAGATTCCACAAATCTTATCGAAGATATGCAAACGCAAATAATAACGGATACGCAGACTATGATAACGTTAACGGTTTTCATCATACTTCCTCCATGTAATATCTATCGTCTTTTTTAGATTTTTGCAAAGCCTCTTTTGCGTTGTTCATGTAACGCACG is drawn from Chitinispirillales bacterium and contains these coding sequences:
- a CDS encoding SIMPL domain-containing protein (The SIMPL domain is named for its presence in mouse protein SIMPL (signalling molecule that associates with mouse pelle-like kinase). Bacterial member BP26, from Brucella, was shown to assemble into a channel-like structure, while YggE from E. coli has been associated with resistance to oxidative stress.); its protein translation is MMKTVNVIIVCVSVIICVCISSIRFVESKTAKNNCISVTGSATKSFVSDLIVWRGYFSKKAITAKEAYEKLKIDMAAVKKYLTDNGVNENHIIFSSVNVEKDYEYEHHSNGTLRKTTFTGYILTQRIEISSGEVDKIEKISRDITGLIDLGVEFYSMSPEYYYTKLDELKLDLIAKSTENTKLRAETIAKESGAKISRLRSANLGVFQITPENSSSDYSYGGAYDVTSKNKTAFITIRLEYLSK